The following are from one region of the Deltaproteobacteria bacterium genome:
- the gshB gene encoding glutathione synthase — protein sequence MRFAFVMDPLERVLPDKDTTFVFMLEALKRGHEVFHCDAADMFVRHSTPHARVRRATVQRVPADQRATVRHYHLFEERTEALQDFDAIFMRKDPPFDLAYFFATQLLSLVDGRRTFVLNHPRGLREANEKLYALNFPSVIPETFVSSDAVRLKEFMAEVGGEMIIKPLTGCGGSGVFHLQRGDRNLNSLLETATANGSQLIMAQRYLAAVREGDKRLIMLNGEPLGATLRVPREDELRGNIHVGGTCVHSEVTARDREICAALAPRIRADGLYFVGLDIIGGYLTEVNVTSPTGVQEINALNHTCLEAQVLDFVEQQVSRLRS from the coding sequence TTGCGCTTCGCCTTCGTCATGGACCCGCTCGAGCGGGTCTTGCCGGACAAGGACACCACCTTCGTCTTCATGTTGGAGGCGCTCAAGCGTGGGCACGAGGTGTTCCATTGCGACGCGGCCGACATGTTCGTGCGCCACAGCACGCCGCACGCGCGCGTACGCCGCGCCACCGTGCAACGCGTGCCGGCCGATCAGCGCGCGACGGTGCGGCACTATCATTTATTCGAGGAACGCACCGAGGCGTTGCAGGACTTCGACGCGATCTTCATGCGCAAGGATCCGCCGTTCGATCTTGCGTACTTCTTCGCCACCCAGCTTTTGAGCCTCGTTGATGGGCGCCGCACCTTCGTGCTCAACCATCCGCGCGGTCTCCGCGAGGCCAACGAGAAGTTGTACGCGCTCAACTTCCCCAGCGTGATTCCCGAAACCTTCGTCAGCAGCGATGCGGTTCGCTTGAAGGAGTTCATGGCCGAGGTCGGCGGCGAGATGATCATCAAGCCGCTGACCGGCTGCGGCGGCTCCGGCGTATTCCATCTCCAACGCGGCGACCGCAATCTGAACTCGCTGCTCGAGACCGCCACCGCGAACGGATCGCAACTGATCATGGCGCAGCGCTACCTCGCCGCCGTGCGCGAGGGTGACAAGCGGTTGATCATGCTCAATGGCGAGCCGTTGGGCGCTACGCTCCGTGTCCCGCGCGAGGATGAACTGCGCGGCAACATCCACGTCGGCGGCACCTGCGTCCACAGCGAAGTGACCGCGCGCGACCGCGAGATCTGCGCCGCGCTGGCGCCGCGTATCCGCGCCGACGGACTCTACTTCGTCGGTCTCGACATCATCGGCGGCTATCTCACCGAAGTGAACGTGACCAGCCCGACGGGAGTGCAAGAGATCAACGCGCTCAACCACACCTGCCTCGAAGCCCAGGTGCTCGACTTCGTCGAGCAGCAAGTCTCGCGGCTGCGCTCCTAG
- a CDS encoding 16S rRNA (uracil(1498)-N(3))-methyltransferase translates to MSSPRTPPRFFVPDSAIVGERAVLSGDERHHLRVRRVRPGAQVELFDNRGRVFDAVVESLNQDRVELRVTERRSRARESSLDLTLAVALLKADKLDLVIEKATELGVRRIVLFTCERTLGGSSAARIERWRRIAVSAAKQCGRSVVPAIEGPEPLAALATRRADLRLVCWEAAGSSEVRPLADMPPLAATASSVLIIVGPEGGFAEDEIHALRDAGVQVVSLGPRILRGETAAIVAIAMAQARWGDGALVGS, encoded by the coding sequence GTGAGCAGCCCGCGCACGCCGCCAAGGTTCTTCGTTCCCGACAGCGCCATAGTTGGCGAGCGCGCCGTGCTCTCGGGCGACGAACGTCATCACCTGCGCGTGCGCCGCGTTCGTCCCGGCGCGCAAGTCGAGCTATTCGACAATCGCGGCCGAGTGTTCGACGCCGTGGTCGAGTCGTTGAATCAGGACCGTGTCGAATTGCGCGTGACCGAACGGCGGAGTCGCGCGCGCGAGTCGTCGCTCGATCTCACCCTCGCGGTCGCGCTGTTGAAGGCCGACAAGCTCGACCTCGTGATCGAGAAGGCCACCGAGCTCGGTGTTCGCCGTATCGTGTTGTTCACCTGTGAGCGCACGCTCGGCGGCAGCAGCGCGGCACGCATTGAGCGCTGGCGGCGCATTGCAGTGAGCGCCGCCAAGCAGTGCGGCCGCAGCGTCGTGCCCGCAATCGAAGGCCCCGAGCCGCTCGCTGCGCTCGCCACGCGCCGCGCCGACCTGCGGCTGGTGTGCTGGGAGGCCGCCGGCTCGTCGGAGGTGCGGCCATTGGCGGACATGCCGCCACTGGCCGCGACCGCGTCGTCAGTCCTGATCATCGTCGGCCCCGAGGGCGGCTTCGCCGAAGACGAAATCCACGCGCTGCGCGACGCCGGCGTACAAGTTGTGTCGCTCGGTCCACGCATCCTGCGTGGCGAAACCGCGGCGATCGTAGCCATCGCCATGGCCCAAGCCCGCTGGGGCGATGGCGCGCTCGTCGGCTCGTGA
- a CDS encoding 50S ribosomal protein L11 methyltransferase, protein MPTAWTETTVAVASPHAESVASFLLDLGSPGLVSDEAESAGEPQVTLTAYLALEATDQLAALRAFCDQLAIMDPALPPARIATRVLQREDWAHNWMEHFPPLTIGERLSVIPPWISDVPAGRIAIVIDPGLAFGTGHHATTQGCLELIEQHASGRSLECALDVGTGSGILAIALAKFGVAHVAAVDIDPEACRAACENCARNSVSHSVSVSEHLPAAGERFDVIVANLLSSLLIDLAPNLRARLAPTAHLIASGILLSEAEAVRAAFAAVGLVEHDRTSTGEWVTLDLAAIS, encoded by the coding sequence ATGCCAACCGCCTGGACAGAAACCACCGTCGCGGTCGCCAGCCCGCACGCCGAATCTGTCGCTAGCTTCCTCCTCGATCTTGGTTCCCCCGGTTTGGTCAGCGACGAAGCCGAGAGCGCCGGCGAACCACAGGTGACGCTCACCGCCTACCTCGCCCTCGAAGCCACGGACCAACTCGCTGCGCTGCGAGCGTTCTGCGATCAGTTGGCGATCATGGACCCAGCGCTTCCTCCCGCGCGCATCGCCACACGCGTGCTGCAGCGAGAAGACTGGGCGCACAACTGGATGGAGCACTTCCCGCCACTGACGATCGGCGAGCGGCTCTCGGTAATCCCGCCGTGGATCAGCGACGTACCCGCGGGGCGCATCGCCATCGTGATCGATCCGGGGCTCGCGTTCGGCACCGGGCACCACGCGACGACGCAAGGCTGCCTCGAATTGATCGAGCAACACGCCTCCGGCCGCTCGCTCGAATGCGCGCTCGATGTCGGCACCGGCTCCGGCATTCTCGCCATCGCTCTCGCCAAGTTCGGCGTCGCCCACGTCGCCGCGGTCGACATCGATCCGGAAGCCTGCCGCGCTGCGTGCGAGAACTGCGCACGCAACAGTGTCAGCCACAGCGTGAGCGTGAGTGAGCACCTGCCGGCCGCCGGCGAACGCTTCGATGTGATCGTCGCCAATCTCCTCAGCTCGCTGTTGATCGATCTCGCACCGAACTTGAGGGCGCGACTCGCCCCCACCGCACACCTGATCGCCTCAGGCATTCTGTTGAGCGAGGCCGAGGCCGTGCGTGCGGCCTTTGCCGCCGTGGGCTTGGTGGAGCACGACCGCACCAGCACCGGCGAATGGGTCACGCTCGATCTGGCGGCGATCTCGTGA
- a CDS encoding glycerophosphodiester phosphodiesterase, which produces MSFLVIGHRGAAGLAPEHTRPSFERALAIGVDMIELDVQLSRDGELVVIHDRTLDRTTAANGPVREQTLTALKALETGGWFGEAFRGEPLLTLTEVFALLAGRATLNVEIKSPEPDWEATARELAAVLRQADALASTVVSSFELGALAAVRRMMPAVPIGVLWHHLDLEPAWVAAAELRATSLHPYAPLVTGDVVRHAHAHGLRVHTWTVNEDAEIRRVAADGVDGIISDFPDRVARVRGEEPA; this is translated from the coding sequence ATGTCATTCCTCGTCATCGGTCACCGCGGTGCTGCCGGGCTCGCGCCGGAGCACACGCGTCCCTCATTCGAGCGCGCGCTCGCCATCGGCGTCGACATGATCGAGCTCGACGTTCAGCTCTCGCGCGACGGCGAACTGGTGGTGATTCACGATCGCACGCTCGACAGGACGACGGCGGCCAACGGCCCGGTACGCGAGCAGACGTTGACCGCATTGAAGGCGCTGGAAACCGGCGGCTGGTTCGGCGAGGCGTTTCGGGGAGAGCCGCTGCTGACGCTGACGGAAGTGTTCGCATTGCTCGCCGGTCGGGCGACGCTGAACGTCGAGATCAAGAGTCCCGAGCCCGATTGGGAGGCGACCGCGCGTGAGTTGGCAGCGGTGCTGCGCCAGGCGGACGCGCTCGCGTCCACGGTGGTATCGAGCTTCGAGCTGGGTGCGCTGGCGGCCGTACGACGCATGATGCCGGCGGTGCCGATCGGCGTGCTCTGGCATCACCTCGACCTGGAGCCGGCGTGGGTGGCGGCGGCCGAATTGCGCGCCACCTCCTTGCATCCGTATGCGCCGCTGGTCACGGGTGATGTCGTGCGCCACGCCCACGCCCACGGCTTGCGCGTGCATACGTGGACGGTCAACGAGGACGCCGAAATCCGCCGCGTGGCGGCCGATGGAGTCGATGGGATCATCAGCGACTTCCCCGATCGCGTCGCGCGTGTGCGAGGGGAGGAACCCGCTTGA
- a CDS encoding CvpA family protein, whose product MNTLDLALAAVVALFALRGFWRGVFRESFGLLALFGGLFAALEFAASGAEVLEHYVTQPVVREATAFVAIFVVTHGVITIVGVVLDRVAGGGLVSSLAGVAIGAGKGAVLLAFVLLFVHLFPLAPSIDARIMESRLGPPLIGVAGSVMQVGLGVAPATSTNPT is encoded by the coding sequence ATGAATACTCTTGATCTAGCCCTGGCAGCCGTCGTGGCGTTGTTCGCGTTGCGTGGATTCTGGCGCGGAGTGTTTCGCGAGAGCTTCGGCTTGCTCGCGCTCTTCGGCGGTCTGTTCGCGGCGTTGGAGTTTGCCGCCAGCGGTGCGGAGGTGTTGGAGCACTACGTGACGCAGCCGGTGGTGCGCGAAGCGACGGCGTTTGTTGCCATCTTCGTGGTGACACATGGCGTGATCACCATTGTCGGTGTGGTGCTCGATCGTGTGGCCGGGGGCGGGCTGGTAAGTAGTCTCGCGGGAGTTGCGATCGGCGCCGGCAAAGGAGCCGTGCTGCTCGCGTTCGTTCTCCTGTTCGTGCATTTGTTTCCGCTGGCGCCGAGCATCGATGCCCGCATCATGGAGTCGCGCTTGGGGCCGCCGCTGATCGGCGTGGCGGGCAGCGTGATGCAAGTGGGTCTGGGCGTGGCTCCCGCGACTAGCACCAATCCGACGTGA
- a CDS encoding DNA primase encodes MAGKIPDDTIQAIRDRVSIVEVVSSYVALKKAGRNHLGLCPFHNEKTPSFTVNEERGLFHCFGCGVGGTVFTFVMKMEREDFPGAVANLARRAGVALPERRDSDPGAQRRERLVAINTFAADFFRQMLVSPDGERTRRYLTTRGVAPAIAERFGLGFAPATGSALARAIASKHLDTALAIELGLLGRANDGRIYDRFRGRLMFPIRHGDGRVIAFGGRILDGEGPKYLNSPESVLFHKGEGLYGLFEARQAIRDVDRVVLVEGYLDALALVQAGIAHTVATLGTALTVAQLRLLRRFTSTVIAFFDGDAAGQKAAERAFGISAEAGVWALGAFLPGGVDPDLFVRKQGVEATQQLLRDASPLAEFYLSRVDPGPQAPLPARARAAADVARVLALVTDPFTYDLLVRQAAERLGVTEQALRKPAVVPRPQPSNRPTPSAKVVALPAEETLLIEAMAMDREVAQWVEQQAVLDKFRHQELIDAGQTILRAWREGHDPAALVDALPHAIAQRLTASSLSEGSMAMEHRMKTAEDCVARIERRAQRALAGTVTAELRQAERQGDDARWREQLERRNQLLRREGGGA; translated from the coding sequence ATGGCTGGGAAGATCCCCGACGATACAATCCAGGCAATCCGCGACCGGGTGAGTATCGTCGAGGTCGTCTCCAGCTATGTCGCGCTGAAGAAGGCCGGGCGGAACCATCTCGGCTTGTGTCCCTTCCACAATGAGAAGACGCCATCGTTCACGGTGAACGAAGAGCGCGGGTTGTTCCACTGCTTCGGCTGCGGCGTCGGCGGCACGGTCTTCACCTTCGTGATGAAGATGGAGCGGGAAGATTTTCCCGGAGCGGTGGCGAACCTAGCGCGGCGTGCGGGCGTGGCGCTGCCGGAGCGGCGCGACAGCGATCCCGGCGCTCAGCGGCGCGAACGATTGGTGGCGATCAACACCTTTGCCGCTGACTTCTTCCGTCAGATGTTGGTGAGCCCAGACGGCGAGCGGACGCGCCGCTATTTGACGACTCGGGGTGTGGCGCCGGCGATTGCCGAGCGCTTCGGTCTTGGCTTCGCGCCGGCCACCGGGAGCGCGTTGGCGCGCGCGATCGCCAGCAAGCACCTCGACACCGCGCTGGCAATCGAACTCGGACTGCTCGGTCGTGCGAACGACGGCCGCATCTACGATCGCTTCCGCGGCCGCCTGATGTTCCCGATCCGTCACGGTGACGGCCGGGTGATTGCGTTCGGTGGCCGCATTCTCGACGGCGAGGGGCCGAAGTATCTCAACTCTCCCGAATCGGTGCTGTTCCACAAAGGCGAGGGATTGTACGGGCTGTTTGAAGCCCGGCAGGCGATTCGCGATGTCGATCGCGTGGTGTTGGTCGAGGGCTATCTCGACGCATTGGCGTTGGTGCAAGCGGGGATCGCGCACACGGTGGCGACACTCGGCACGGCGCTCACCGTCGCGCAGTTGCGTTTGTTGCGCCGCTTCACCAGCACCGTAATCGCGTTCTTCGACGGCGATGCCGCGGGTCAGAAGGCGGCGGAGCGCGCCTTCGGCATATCGGCGGAGGCCGGCGTGTGGGCATTGGGGGCGTTCTTGCCGGGCGGAGTGGACCCGGACCTGTTCGTGCGCAAGCAAGGCGTCGAAGCGACGCAACAATTGCTGCGCGATGCGAGCCCACTGGCCGAGTTCTACTTGTCACGCGTGGATCCTGGCCCGCAGGCGCCGCTGCCGGCGCGTGCGCGGGCGGCAGCGGACGTGGCGCGCGTACTCGCATTGGTCACGGATCCGTTCACCTACGACCTGCTGGTACGGCAAGCGGCGGAGCGACTGGGCGTGACCGAGCAAGCGTTGCGAAAGCCGGCGGTAGTGCCGCGACCGCAGCCCAGCAATCGTCCAACCCCGTCGGCCAAGGTTGTTGCACTGCCCGCCGAGGAGACGTTGCTGATCGAGGCGATGGCGATGGATCGTGAGGTCGCGCAGTGGGTCGAGCAGCAGGCGGTGCTCGACAAGTTCCGCCATCAGGAACTCATCGACGCCGGGCAAACGATCCTGCGGGCCTGGCGCGAAGGACACGACCCTGCCGCTCTGGTCGACGCGTTGCCGCACGCGATTGCGCAGCGCTTGACGGCGTCGTCGCTGAGTGAGGGGTCGATGGCGATGGAGCATCGCATGAAGACTGCCGAAGACTGCGTGGCACGGATCGAACGCCGCGCGCAGCGAGCCTTGGCGGGCACGGTCACCGCTGAATTGCGGCAGGCCGAGCGTCAAGGCGACGATGCGCGCTGGCGGGAACAATTGGAGCGGCGCAACCAGCTGCTGCGTAGAGAAGGGGGCGGCGCGTGA
- a CDS encoding zf-TFIIB domain-containing protein — MDEKDRLGNKLREAEKGREDQFFAQRDRELLAKLKSAKADEADAALTDAVRMRCPKCGNRLHQATRHDVTADECRSCHGIWLDHNELERLAEREREGWVVRWLRSITQL; from the coding sequence ATGGACGAGAAGGATCGACTCGGAAACAAGCTGCGTGAGGCGGAGAAGGGGCGCGAGGATCAGTTCTTCGCGCAGCGGGATCGCGAACTACTCGCGAAGCTCAAGAGCGCCAAGGCGGATGAGGCCGACGCTGCCTTGACGGACGCGGTACGCATGCGCTGCCCCAAGTGTGGCAACCGATTGCATCAGGCGACCCGCCACGATGTCACCGCGGATGAATGCCGGTCGTGTCACGGCATCTGGTTGGATCACAATGAACTGGAACGGCTGGCTGAGCGCGAGCGCGAAGGCTGGGTGGTCCGCTGGCTGCGGAGCATCACGCAGCTGTGA
- a CDS encoding DUF1329 domain-containing protein: protein MIRRSLRGVALAIGLGATALTITFAARAAIAEDEGKSWILDSNNWQQGEGLLPDAILKRVKDGQYWYKVVPVDPDKFKQNYSKAFWSASEGNDGKFDVDAATCGLKDVRTGKVPEFYFGYPFPKIDKADPNAACKMAWNFSASNSMGNGQGATFTLNGIDGSGEFKRLKVWLHVNAFLGRSAGPLPNPEGLRDTSMSSVLEPQDVDGVGGLTKRINDWTSQDQSWFYVPSTRRVRRVNAATRSDPVAGLDIFGDDLYCYAGKVEYYKWKLIGEGNILAPVLSPYPLAQKKVSETRSEVQIPYFKGGYETPGSKGVPWLIVENLAMVPRPVWIIEGESDDPYYNFGKVIMYMDKDMYRIYWKLVHNRAGEYFYNAMCAYHWSQNEDGSFKTVTQNMVVGVNDKTNRSCLAGRYSSQFIESKFDDDHFTLHHLTHMSD from the coding sequence ATGATCCGACGAAGTCTGAGGGGTGTCGCGCTAGCGATCGGGCTCGGAGCGACGGCGCTCACCATCACGTTCGCCGCACGCGCGGCGATCGCCGAAGACGAAGGCAAGTCTTGGATCCTCGATAGCAACAATTGGCAACAAGGTGAGGGGCTGCTGCCCGACGCCATCCTCAAGCGCGTGAAGGACGGCCAGTACTGGTACAAAGTCGTCCCCGTCGATCCCGACAAGTTCAAGCAGAATTACTCGAAGGCGTTCTGGAGCGCGAGCGAAGGTAACGACGGAAAGTTCGACGTCGATGCCGCAACCTGCGGCCTCAAGGACGTGAGGACCGGCAAGGTGCCGGAGTTCTACTTCGGCTATCCGTTCCCGAAAATCGACAAGGCTGATCCCAACGCCGCCTGCAAAATGGCGTGGAACTTCTCGGCATCCAACTCGATGGGAAACGGCCAAGGGGCGACGTTCACGCTCAATGGCATCGACGGCAGCGGGGAGTTCAAACGCCTCAAGGTATGGCTCCACGTCAACGCCTTCCTCGGCCGTTCTGCCGGGCCGCTGCCCAATCCCGAGGGCCTGCGCGACACCAGCATGTCCAGCGTGCTGGAGCCGCAGGATGTCGACGGCGTCGGCGGGCTGACGAAACGGATCAACGATTGGACCTCGCAGGATCAGTCTTGGTTCTATGTGCCCTCCACGCGTCGTGTCCGCCGCGTCAACGCGGCTACGCGCTCGGACCCCGTCGCGGGCTTGGACATCTTCGGTGACGATCTCTATTGCTACGCGGGCAAGGTCGAATACTACAAGTGGAAGCTAATCGGCGAGGGCAACATCCTGGCCCCGGTGCTGAGCCCGTATCCGCTGGCGCAGAAGAAAGTCAGCGAAACACGCTCTGAGGTGCAGATCCCCTACTTCAAGGGTGGCTACGAGACTCCCGGCAGCAAAGGTGTACCGTGGCTGATCGTGGAAAACCTCGCGATGGTCCCTCGGCCGGTGTGGATCATCGAAGGCGAATCCGATGATCCCTACTACAACTTCGGCAAGGTCATCATGTACATGGACAAGGACATGTACCGCATCTATTGGAAGCTGGTCCACAACCGCGCCGGCGAGTATTTCTACAACGCGATGTGCGCCTACCACTGGTCGCAGAATGAAGACGGCAGTTTCAAGACCGTGACCCAGAACATGGTCGTGGGCGTGAACGACAAGACCAATCGCTCGTGCCTGGCGGGGCGTTACAGCTCACAGTTCATTGAGAGCAAGTTCGACGACGACCACTTCACGCTGCACCATCTGACGCACATGTCCGACTGA
- a CDS encoding DUF1329 domain-containing protein, with protein MIGRKIWRVAGAALLATTALSFSAIGVPSAIAEDEGKSWVLDSNNWQQGDGLLPPVVLERVKKGDYWYKVVPVDPDKFKQNYSKAFWAASEGNDGKFDVDAATCGLKDLKTGKMPDFYFGYPFPKIDKGDPNAACKMGWNFEAANSMGNGQGATFTLNGVDGSGEFKRLKLWLHGMSYLGRSAGPLPNPENLRSTSMSNVLEPQDVDGVGGLGKRINDWTSQDQSWFYVPSTRRVRRVNAATRSDPVAGLDIFGDDVNCYSGKIEYYKWKLVGEGNVLAPVLSPYPLAQKKISDTRIEVDIPYFKAGYETPGSKGVPWLIVENLSMVPRPVWILEGQSDDPYYNFGKVIMYMDKDMYRIYWKLVHNRAGEYFYNAMCAYHWSRSADGSFSTVTPNMVVGVNDKTNRAALGGRYSSQFIESKYEDDHFTLHHLTHMSD; from the coding sequence ATGATCGGGAGAAAAATTTGGAGAGTCGCGGGCGCGGCACTACTCGCGACCACCGCGCTGAGCTTCAGCGCAATCGGCGTCCCGTCAGCAATCGCCGAAGACGAGGGTAAATCCTGGGTCTTGGACAGCAACAATTGGCAGCAGGGCGACGGTCTGCTCCCACCCGTCGTCCTCGAGCGCGTGAAAAAAGGTGACTACTGGTACAAGGTCGTGCCGGTTGATCCCGACAAGTTCAAGCAGAATTACTCCAAGGCGTTCTGGGCCGCGAGCGAAGGCAATGACGGCAAGTTCGACGTCGATGCCGCCACCTGTGGTCTCAAGGACTTGAAGACGGGCAAGATGCCGGACTTCTACTTCGGCTATCCGTTCCCCAAGATCGACAAGGGTGATCCCAACGCCGCCTGCAAGATGGGGTGGAATTTCGAGGCCGCCAACTCGATGGGCAACGGCCAAGGGGCGACGTTCACGCTCAACGGCGTCGACGGCAGCGGCGAATTCAAACGCCTCAAGCTGTGGCTGCACGGCATGTCGTATCTCGGCCGCTCCGCGGGACCGCTCCCGAATCCGGAGAACCTGCGCAGCACCAGCATGTCGAACGTGCTCGAACCGCAGGATGTCGATGGCGTCGGCGGCTTGGGTAAACGGATCAACGATTGGACCTCGCAGGACCAGTCATGGTTCTACGTGCCCTCGACGCGGCGCGTGCGCCGCGTGAATGCCGCGACCCGATCGGATCCGGTGGCCGGACTCGACATCTTCGGCGACGACGTGAACTGCTACTCCGGCAAGATCGAATACTACAAATGGAAGCTGGTCGGCGAAGGCAACGTGCTCGCTCCGGTGCTCAGCCCATATCCGCTCGCGCAGAAGAAAATCAGCGACACTCGGATCGAAGTGGATATCCCGTACTTCAAGGCCGGTTACGAAACGCCCGGCAGCAAAGGCGTTCCCTGGCTCATCGTGGAGAATCTCTCGATGGTGCCGCGCCCGGTGTGGATCCTCGAGGGTCAGTCCGATGATCCCTACTACAACTTCGGCAAGGTCATCATGTACATGGACAAGGACATGTACCGCATCTACTGGAAGCTAGTGCACAACCGCGCCGGCGAATACTTCTACAACGCGATGTGCGCCTACCACTGGTCGCGGAGCGCCGACGGCAGCTTCAGCACCGTCACCCCCAACATGGTAGTCGGCGTCAACGACAAGACCAATCGTGCCGCTCTCGGCGGGCGCTACAGTTCACAGTTCATCGAAAGCAAGTACGAGGACGATCACTTCACACTGCATCACCTGACCCACATGTCGGACTGA